The genomic DNA ATCCGCTCCTGCTCGGTGAGATTGAAAACTTCATCCGTGAACAAGCTCAGATCGACCACGCCGATGACCCGGCGCTGCTCATCCACAACGGGAAACGCCAGAAAACGGTGCAATTCGAACATTTCACATGCTTCAAACAATGTTGCCGTCTGGGGAATCGCCACCACTCTCGGGGCCATGATCTCCGCCAGCCGTTGCTCCAATGATGCCGTGAGTAAACGGCGAGTCGGCACGACGCCGACCAGGCGCTGCTCTGCATCCACGACGTAGAAATAGATAATCTTCTCTCCAACGCCGCGTTGGCGGATCTCATGCAACGCCCCTGCGACGGTCAGCTCAACCCCCAACACGGCGAAGTCCTTCCGCGCATGGCTCAGGACGGGTTCGGTCAGATGGTGTGTGTGTTCTCTCATGCCATGGCCATGGTGCGCGCCCGGCGGCGGGCGAGGAATTCGCGAACCTCCTCCACCCAAAGCACGAGGCTGGCGACCGCGCCAATCAGGAAGAAATGGGTCACCGGGATGGGCACGGTGTGGAAGATGCGGTTCATCGGTTCGGTGTAGATGACTAGGAAGTGCAGCACGTTGCCCAGCGCCAGACGTCCAATCAGCCAGTAGTTCTTGAGGATGCTGAGGTTCAGAGCCGACTTCAGTTCGCTCCGGCAGTTGAGCACGTTGAACCATTGGCAGACGGCCAGAACGGTGAAGGTCTCGCTCCGCACCAGCTCGAACGGCGCACCGGTCGAGGTTCGCCAGACATAGTAGCCGAAGGCCGACAGCGCCATCGTGGGCGTCATCAGCAACACCTGTTTGAGCATCGTGCGGTTGAGCAGCGGCTCGCTTTGCTGGATGGGCGGACGCTTCATTTCATCGCCTTCCGGCGGTTCCATGATGAGGTTCACCGTCACCGTTCCTTCGGTGACGATGTTGATCCACAGAATCTGCACGGCGGCCAGCGGCAGAGGTCTTCCCTGGTGGCAAGGCCGTCCTCCAATCTTTCTCGCTTGATGGGCTCGCCTGCCCTTGCCGTCGCGCAGGCTTGATTCTAGGGTTGCGTGTGGTTCGCGCTCCGCGATCCGCGTGCTTAAGCGTCCGGTTTCGATTATGAATCCTTTTCGACAGGCCGGGTTGGAAGGGCCTCCTTCACCCGAAGCCGAACAACGGCTGCACTATTACTTGCGATTGAAGTTGCGTGACTTGGGGTGCCCCGTGCCTCCGGACCGTGACGACGATCCTCTTTCGGAATTGATGGCGGGGCTGCTTTCGCTCAACCGGGAGAAAGACCGCTTGCCGTCGAGTTATCTGTGTCCGGTGGACAGCCGCCTGCAAACGTTTCTCTACGACTACTTGCAGGAGGTCATGGTCCCGCCGCGGCTGCCGGGGCGCACCTTGGTGCTGGACCGATACGGCTTGGCGCGGCTGCTTTCCCTCCCGCCTGATCGCGACGAGTACCAGTCGGATATTGTGGAAACCTACCGCCTGAGGCAGGGGGTCCTGCATAATCCGAAGAGTGACCGGCGCACGACGGAAGGTATTTTTCATGTGACGGAGGGTGGGTTGCCGATTCCGGACGACAAGAGGGCGGTGCCTAAAGTGGTGTTTGGCAATCTGCTGCGATGGGCTTTTTCGCCTCCGAACGCCCTGCTGCGCCTGCCCTATACTTCGACTCAGCTTAATCAGGCGGAGTGCTTTGTGTCGCTGCTTTTGCGGCCTGTGATTTGTCCTGAAGCTCCGGGTTTCGTCTCCGAAAAATCGAGGGAAATCCGATTTTTTGCGCCCGGCAACCTGGTGGGCAATCTTGATTTCGTGGAAAGCATCTTCGGCAATGCGGGAGATCCCTTCCTCCCTGAGAATGACGCCGGTTTGGACCCCGATCATTGGAGCGGCCACACCGGTTGCGTGGTGTTGGCGCCGCATCTCACGGGAGTGACCAAGAAGGATGCCGGCCTCCCGCCGTGGGAATAAGCCACCGAGCGTCAGAGGCGGGATGGCATGTGCTGGAAGACTCCCGAGGAGCGCTACAACGAGGGCTCGCCCTTCAAGCTCACCGCCCGTGACACCAGCGGCGTGATCGTCACCTTGATCTCAGACAATTACTTCGGCTACTGCAAAAAGGAGGTCAAAACCCAGATCAGTTTCGCCGCGAATCTGTTCGGCCTCTGTGAAGAGGAGCACGCGGGCGGCGCGCTGGCCTTCCCCAGTTACGATCTCGCCGAGTCCTTTTCGGGCGCCGAGCATTTAGGCGCGCAGGGGCGCGCCCGTCCGGAAGCGCTGGCACTGCTGGATGGCATCGCCCAGGTCCAGGCGGATGGCATCGCCGTTGACCAGCGATACCCTGACATCATTTATGTGCCTGAGACGGCTCGGTTCGATTTGAGCAGCCAGTCCGTTTTATGGGAGCATGAAGGCCAGCCCCGCAGCATCCGGCTCAAATTGCACCATACCTACGTGCTGCCCTCGGGCTACAAAGTGCATTTGGAGAAGCCCCCGGGCAACCGGGCCTGGCGGCTGATTGGGACCGTGGCGGAGGGCACGCTTCTGCACAAGTCCTGCACCGTCTCCGGTGGCGGCAAGTCTGAGATTTCCAAGCCGATTGCCGACGCGATCATCCAGGGGTCGGTGTATGTCGCCGACTTCAAGGCGGATTTCGACGCCGTGGCGGCCTTGTTGGAACGGGATTACTCGGATCGGTTCGCGGACCCGTCCCGCAACGGCGTGGATCGCCGCGCGATCCTCAGCTCCCAGCGTTCGCTGGGCTCGGTCATCAAGCTGCTTACGCTCTCGCAGGATTATGCAGAGGTGTTCAACGCCTGGCTGCGGTCCGTTCCCCAGCACATCAAGGAATTGGTGTATGTGGTGAAACGGTTTTACAAGCCGGAATGGGATGGGCACTGGCGGGACCACTTCAGCGTCGATGTGATCAACGGGACGCCGGCCAACGAACTGCGCTGCCATTCCCGCAAGCTCGTTTCGAACTATCTTCGGGTGGGCTTCGAGTCTGGCGGTTCGTGGAGAACCTTTGGGTTGCGAAAGGATTTCCATCCCGCGTTGAAGATCCAGTTCGAGGACGATATCACGGCATCCGTGGTGGTACCGCGAGAGCGCGTGGAAGGATTGAATCCTTCCGGCAAGGGCGCTTCCGTCAAATTTGTGAAGCATTGCGAGTTCCGGCTTTTCCAGCGCCCGGACGACGCCATCCATCGCGGCTACGACCAGCAGACGGAGAGGGATTTCGCGCGGCCCCGGGGGTTTTTCTCGAACTATGAACCCTTGGATCGGAAGGCCGCCGTCGAAATGCAGGAGGAAGCGGTTGGCTTTCATCAATTCACCGAGCCCATGCGAGGCGTCATTGGGGAGATGGCCCGAGGGGAAGGGCCGTCATGGTTTGTCTCCTCCGCCCATCCGCGGCTGGTCGGGGGCAAGCCTTCGAAGAATGTGCGCTATTTGCAGGTCCGGACGGATCTTCAGTCACCCCGGACCACGCATTTGGCGCTCGTGGGGATTCGATTGAGCCGTGGGCTGCGCGCGGCTCAGGAGGTTCCCACGCCCGTGGATGCCGTTTTGGCCGGACGCCGGAACAACGCGGGGGAGCCGGGCACCTCGATCCGCAATCTGGCTGTTTACAATCCGATTCACTACATGGAACTGCCCGAGCTCTTCATGGAGTTCATCTGCAGCATGACGGGCAAGTCGCCCTCGACGACCGGGGCGGGATCGGAGGGCGCTCTCACGAAAGGTCCCTTCAATGCGCTGCTTCCGATTTATGATTTGAACGCGGCTTTGGTGGGTTATTTGACCACGGGGCACGACGGATTTCTCACCTCGGCGGGTTGTGTGGGGCCCAAGACCCGGGTGGATCATGACATCAGTTTACTGGCGCCGGAAGTTTGGTGCCGGATGTCGCCCGCGGAACGAGCCCCCAAGTTTCTGATGGAGGGCGGTTACCTGGAGCGGTGCGAGGATTTTGAGCACGCGGGACGCCGGGTGCATGCCTCGCGGCTCGGTTACCGCATCACGGGACGTTTCGTGAAAACGTTTTGCGGAAGGGTTTTCAATCATCCTCACGAAGTGTTTACGGCCTCGATGCTGAAGCCGGAGTTGCAGGATCCGGAGGCCTTTGCCGACGGGATGGACAACATTGTCGCCACCCAGCGGCGCGTCGCCGCACACTATTTCAACGATGGCAGTGTCGAGCTGGCGTGTCCGCCCCTGCGCGCCCTCCTGCAGATCATGCGCGAGGAACCGGCGGATCGGGATCTCTTGCGTGATCCCGAGTTCCGAGCACTTTTCTCCCGCGAATCCATGCTTGCCAGCGAATGGTATCTCGAGCGCCTCAGGGCCAGGCAGCGAGTGGACATTCAACTGGGCCAGCGGCACGTGGCGGCGTTGGAGAAATTCCTGGCACGTCCCAATTATGCGGAAGAAGCGGCGAGATTGGGGATTCGCGGGCGTCTTCGAGTGGCGCGCGCGAACCTGGAACTCGCCAAGTCCCGAAGTTACCTGGATCAGCTCACGGGAACTTTGGGCGCGGAGCCCTCGATTCATTCCGGTTCATCCTGGTGAGCGGGAAGGTGAACCTGACAAGGGCCATGGATCCGCGTCGATCGGTTCCTCGCTGTTTTCGGTGGAATGGGAGGACGGCCCAGCCCGGAGGGCGAAAGACAGAAGCCCAGCGATGCATCGCTGGGTTGGGGCAAGCCCAAGATCAAGTCCATGGACAAGGGGATGATTTGCCCACGAATCACACGGATGAAAACGGGTATTCAGTCGGATGGATGAGAATCAAGATTATCGACCGTCTGAATGGAACTCCAGGACCGTGAGGAATCTTCCATCCGTGTCTTTCTCATCCAGGCCTTCGCAAGTCTTCACCCTGTTCATCTGCCGTTTTAAGCAAATAAACTCCGCCGGGTCGGGGTGCGGAATGCTGCGTAACTTCACCATCAAGTTAGTCGGGAGGATCACGGCTTGCTGGCGACGGCCCGATAGAAGCGTTGGTTGGAGCGAGGCGCGTCCATGTCGAGGAAGTCCACCGCACCGCTGCTCGGGGCCAGGGCAGATTGCAAAACGGTCCACGATTTCAAATCGGTGGATGCTTGGATTTGATATTGAACCCCAGGTTCGCCGAGCACGCGAAGGAGGAATTTGCCATCCGGGAGCCGGCCAACGGCCTCAAGCATGGGCGGAATCACGTCCAGGTATTCCACCGCGACACGGTAATTGTCGAAGAGCATGTAGTTGTCGCCCGGTTTCTTGGGGTCGCGCGGCAACCACACGGCGTCGATGTCCGCCAAATCCAGGACCCCGTCGAACTTGGTTGTGATCGGGCGTCCGTTGACCAAGTTCAGTCCGTTGGCGCTGGCGCTCCAGAGATTGCGCCCGAAATTCATCTGGACGGTGAGTTCGTAGAGCGAATCATTGGTAAACTGGACTCCTGTGGAGATGAAACCCTTGCCATCGTCCAAACCGTAGGAGACCTGGAGTTCCTGGTTGGCGAAATCGAGGGAGAACAGCCGCTGACCTTTGCTGTTATACGCGCTCCATCGAAAATCATCCCGATTCGTGGTGGTGGAATCCTGGATGGCCATCAAGACGCTGAAGGTGACGATTTCCTGGCGTTGAGGATTGGGTTTGTAATCGAGCGGAACGTAGAGGCTGAGTGAGTCGTCCGGACTCGTAGGAGCCACGGCCCCGAGGTAAGCTTGTTGTCCCAGCCCCTGGAAATAGTTCGTCACGATTCCGTTTCCGCCCGAGCCGAAACGAGTCCAAAGATTCTGTCCTGCCAGCGTAAACTTCCCGCTGAACCCTTCCGAAGCTTCGAACCCGGTTTCATAGAGAACGCGCCCGGCCCCGAGCGCGTTGGAAACAAGGCAGAGCGTGAGGGTCGCGGCCAGGCTGTGACGAAGCGCCCCTCGAATGGACGCGGTGAAGCGGGCGATGGAGCGCCACATGGAAAGGGTTCCTTCCATGAATATTAATTATTGCGACCCCGCTCGCCTGCATTGCCTGAGGAGGAAGAACTTGGCGGTGCCGGAGCGGGAGCGGGCGTGGGGCGGGCGGGAATGGAAGAGGCGGGACTGAAAGAAGGTGCGGGACGGCTGGGGGCCGCGGGAGGTGAATAAGACGGGGCCGCGGGCGCGGGAGCCGGCCGCGGCGGGGGAGCGTTGAAATGCACCCCCGGGATGGGGCGCCCTTGCGGGGCGGGGGCGGGCGCCGTTGGTGTCGGCGCTGACACGGAGGGATTGGGACGTCCGAAATCCACACCGGGCACGGGACGGCGCGGTACGGCGTTTTGGTTCTGCGGCGGGAAACTGGGCGCGCTTGGAACCACCGTTGGACGCGGATTGTTGTAGGAACCCGGATTGCGGATGTCCCTGTTGAGGGTGGGAGCGGCAGGCGTTATCGGAGACGGCGAAGCGGCTGGCGGCGGAGTGGAACTGACGGAATTCGCGGGCGAGCGAACAGGGGGTCGATAAGCCGGGGCTGGGGTGGCGGGGATTGGGGCCGGGCGGACGATGGTGGGGCCTTGTCGCTCGAAGCTTCGCGAATTGGAGGGAGCGTCGGGGATGGCAACCGGCGCGGTACCCCGCACTTCCTCGCGTTTGGCGGGGAAGGTGGCGGTGTTCAACGGCGTGTCGGATTGACGAGGGCTTGTTCTTGCCGGGATCGAAGCGGGAATGGAGGTGTTCCGTTGTGGCACGAAGGTGGTGACCGGGGTCGCTGACCCTCCGCGTTCTTCCGTGCGCCTGACGGTGGAGCCGGTGGATTCGGAGCGGTTGGAGGGGGCGGGAGCGGCGGCAGCCGAAGGGCTGGCGGGATTCAGCGTTCGCGACCGGGCATTCGCAGGAGCGGCGAGTGGGATGCCCGCCAGACTTGGAATGATGGCGGCGTTTGGTCCGGTGTCGGAGGCGCTGGTGAAACCGGATCCTCTTTCGTTCCGTCCATTCCGCTCGGAAGGTCTAGAGAGTTGACCCGAAGCAGGAGGGGGTGGGGAAGCGGGCAAGGCGGGAACTTGCGGGCGAAACACGGCGAGCGTGGCCCCGTTGCGTTCCAATCGCTCGGCTCTCGCCGTGACGGATTCGCCAGCTCCCACTTCCCGGATTTCCACTTGGCGGATCTCCTCCCGGCTCGTCTTCTTGACTTCGTCGATGGAAACGCCGCCGTTGACGATCGTATTGTTGTTGCCGTTGATGTAATTGTTGATGACCGTGCTGTTGTTGTAGGCCTGGACATTCCGGTCGGAGGGAATGAGATGGTGGCGAGGGTGATGACCGTGGAGGCGTCCGGTCGGAACGAACGTGTAGTGGCCGTGCCCGAGTCCGAATCCGAATCCGACGCTAACCTTCGAACCATGATACGAGAACCCGAGGCCCACGGAATAATCAGCGCCCGGAGGGAGCGGCGCCCAGCCGCAATAGCCCGAGTTGTACCTCCAAGTGACCCAGGAAGGCCCCCAAACCCGTCCCGGCACCCAGGTCCAGCCGTGATGCGCGGAAAGGTGCCATCGGCCATAATGAAACGGAGCCCAGCCCCAACTGTAGTCCGATTGCCAATACCATCCGGAGCTCGTCCAAAGCCAGCGTCCATCATCGCAATAGGGGCGCCACCCGACACGGAGCGTGGCGACCGTGGGGCGCCAGCACCATCCATAGTCGGCTTCATGATACCAGGTGCCGTAGGGACTTAGTGAACTGTAGAAGTAATTGTTGACGACTTGAGGCGGCGGGGCTGTTAGAGCAGGCGCGGCTTCGGGGGGCGCGACGCTCGTGGTGGCCACGGCGGTCGGGGTGGCGGAGTTTGCGGGAGGGGCCGCGGCGGGCGGCGGTGATTGGGTTGCGACTTCAATCGCGGACGAGGGAGAATCGGCCGGGACCGTTCCACGGGCGAGGATCTCGCGCCGCCGGTGCATGATGGAGGTGATGACGGAATCGGAGAGACCGACGTCCTTGAGAAATACGATTTCGTCCGCCGTGAGATCGGAGGTGAAGTTTTGGCCCACAATGAACTCTTTGAGGACTTCCTCACCCACGTTGGCATGGGCCAACCGCACGACCTCGAGCAAAGCCGGGGAAAGTTTGACGTTGGGGACGGGCGGCTTGGGCGGTTCAGGAGCCTTTTCCACCTCCGCGTTGACGCTCGCGGTCGGAACCGCTGGAGCGGATGCCACGGCGGGAGCCGGGGGAATGGTTGGAGAACTTGCAACCGCAACCGCGCTGGTTGAATTCGTCAGAGCGGGGGGAGCCGTTTGCACCCGCACTTCTGATTTTTGGCATCCGGCCATCAACAGCGCCGCGGAGAAGGTGGTCGCTTGAACAACCCTGAGGTTGGACATGGTTTTCATATGAATCACCCTTATTGACTGGATGAGCTTGTCGTCTATTCAGGACGGGTTATGACGTTGAATGTCAACGGGTTATTGGAGTAGATGCGAGGGAGTGTCCGAGGCCGATGCCTTGCCGGGCGGCCATGGCGGCGAAAGCGCCGTTCTGTTGGAGGAGTTCTTCAAAGGTGCCTCGTTCGATGATGCGGCCTTTATCGAGGACGATGATTTGGTCCATTCCTGCCAGCGTAGAGAGTCTGTGGGCGATGCAGACGACGGTGCGATTGGCGGAGAGGCGGTCAATCGCAGATTGCACCTCGGCCTCGGAACGGGAGTCAAGCGAAGCGGTCGCTTCATCGAGCACCAGGATGGGGGCGTCACGGATGAAGGCGCGAGCAATGGCGAGGCGCTGGCGTTGTCCGCCGGACAAGGTCAAGCCCTGCTCACCGACGCGGGTATGATACTGTTGAGGCAATTCGAGTATGAAACCTTCGGCGAACGCGGATCGGGCGGCTTTCTCGATGGCTTCGGGAGAACTCTGCCGGCTTCCGCACGCGATGTTTTCGGCGACGGTTTGATCGAAGAGAACGATTTCCTGGCTGACGAGGGCCATCAATTGCCGCAGGTCCGAACTGGGGACTCGTTTCAGGTCGAGGCCGTCGATTCGAATGCTCCCGGCGGTCGGATCGTAAAAACGGAACAACAGGTTGACGAGTGTGCTCTTGCCGCATCCACTCTCGCCCGCGATCCCGAGCTTCTGTCCTCGCGGGATGCGCAGGGAAACCCCGCGGAGAACCGGTTCCTTGCCGTAGGCGAAATCGACCTGGTCGAACACGATGTCTCGCTCGAAGGCAGGGAGCGGGGCGGGGCGTTCGGGCTCGACCACGGTAGGTTTTTCCTGGAGCAGATGCACGATGCGATCCACTCCGACACTGGTTTGCTGGACGAGGACGTGAAGGTTGCCGAGTTTTTTGATGGGTTGAAAGAGCAAGGCCAGGCCGGTGAGGAACCCCGCCAGATCATCGACCGCGAGCTGTTGTGAAGCGACATAGACGATCAAGGCGCCGAAACCGAGCATGGCGATGGTTTCCACCATGGGATTCACGAGTTCCCGGGCCTGAGTGAATTTCATGACGTGATGGACGAGTTCGCGGGAGAGTCGGGTGAAGCGGTCGACTTGCCGGCTTTCGAGTCCGAACGCCTTGATGACCCGGATTCCGGAGAGCATCTCCACGAGCAGGCTGGACTGATTGATGTTGGCCGAGAGTGATTGGTTGCTGGCCCGGCGCACCTTGCGTCCGAGAATGACGATGGGCACGACGACCAGCGGGAAGAAGACCGAGGCGGCGAGGGTCATTTTCCAATCGAGAAAGAGGAGGAACAGCAGCACACCGGCAATCGTCACGGGTTCCTTGATCAAGTCGGAGAGTCCGAGGCTGAGGCACCGTTGCAGCGAGGCGGCGTCGGTGTTCACTCTCGTGAGCAGATCGCCCATGGTGGAACGATTGAAAAAATCGAGGGAAAGCGCAGTCAGTTTGCGCAGCACGTCAATGCGCAGGTCACTCACGACTCGTTCGCTCACCCAGGCAAGGCAGTAGGAGCTGAAGTAACCGATGTAGCCTCTGAACGCGATGAGGAGCGGAAAAAGGAGCAGTCCGCCGACCATCTGCCGGGCATCGACCGGGCGTCCGAATTTCGGGAGCCAGGGATCCAGTTCCACCTCGTTGAACTGGTGGAGCCGTTGTTCAAGCCGGGCCATGCGGGAGGTCTGGGGAGGGCCCGGTGGAGCCATGGGGGTTGGGGTGTGCAGGGCAGCCGGGGAGGCTTTCGGTGGGGCCATCCGCCCGATCATCGTTTTCGTGGCCCAAATGAAACTGGCATTGGAAAGGCCGAAAACCACTCCAAGCAAAATGCCCAAGGCGAACCGCGGCCAGTAACGATGAAGATAGGGCCAGCCGAAACGAAAAATGTTCCGCAAATGCGCCATGAATAGCTGGCCGACATCCTTCGGGCTTTGTCCGGGGAGTCAACCGCGGATTTCGATGCCCTGTCTTTCCGAATGGCGCCAAGGGGATGGGTGCCGGAGGAGGGGGGAGGTGGGAAAAGAGGAGACGATGCGCCAGAAATGACTTTTAGCGGGTCAGGAATGGATCACAGCCTGAGCCTGACGACGCGGAACGAGGTTTTGACGAAGCTGACCCCCACGCCGATCCAGATCGTCTGCGGGCCGCTGCGCAAGGTTGTTCGCACCGGCCCCACCCAACACGGTGCATCCAGAGGTTGTCGGTGACCGGGTTGTCTTGGTCACGCAGACAGCCCTATCTGCTGTGGCGCAGGCGGCCCAGCCTGCGGGGCGACGAAGGGAACGCGGCGCGTGGAGATCATGGAAGGGCCTCGTTCTTCACCCGCCGGGCCGACGGGCCGTCGGCGATACGGCAGGCTGGTCAGCCTGCGCCACACGACACACAATTTCGGGATGGACGGCACCCCACACGGAAATCCGCGACCTCACAGTCGGCGGGGAGCACCCGGTTTGGCACAACCCATCTCACGCTCGGATGACAGTCCCGGTTGGCGCACGACAGGGGGGGCGAATCTGGAACGACAAAAAGGGGCCACGGTCGTCGGGCTGCGCTCCCTGCTCCGCTGCGGGCGGGCAAGGACCGAGCGACCATGGCACCCAAATGCTTGTGGCGGCTGGCGGTCCGCTGTGGCGGTTCTCCGCGACCACCGAGGACTTGGCTGGGTCCACCCGGTTTATCAGAAGGCTGGGCCAGAAGTTTATGGGGGAATTCATCGAATTGTTTGGCGGTTCCGGCTTGAATGTTGAAAGGGGAGCGGTTGAGTTTGCTGTCCGATGACGCCGACCATTCCGTCTGAATCCTATCCCACTGTGTTGGTGAAACCGGGCGAGGCCGACCGTCTCCTGGCCGGCCATCCCTGGCTTTACGAGGGTTCCGTGTTGAGGGTGACGCGGGAGGTCAAGGACGGTGAGGTGGTGCAGGTGAAGGATCATCGCCAGCGGTTGCTGGGCACGGGGTTCTTCAATAGCCGCTCCCGCATTCGAGTACGGCTGCTCGCCCGGGAGCGAGTGCGCGTGGACGCTCACTTTTTTGAAACCCGGATCAAGTCCGCGCTCGAACATCGTCGTCGTTGGATGTCCGGCGCCTCCTCGTACCGGTTGGTCAACGCGGAGAGCGACGGTTTGAGTGGTTTGATCATCGATTGGTATGAAGGGGTGGCGGTGATGCAGACCTCTTCGCTGGGGATGGACTTGCGGAAACGGGAGATTGTGGAGGCCTTGAACCGGGTGGCGAAACCGCGGGCCGTGGTGGAGCGGAACGACATGGGGTCGCGCAAATTCGAGGGGATGGAGGACGCCGGCGGTGTGCTGGCGGGGAGTTTAGAGGAGGCGGAATTGGCCCGTTTGAGTGTGCGGATGAACAATCTGAACTTTGAGGTGAACCTCGCGACAGGCCACAAAACGGGGATTTATCTGGATCAACAGCTGAATTATCAACTCGCCGCGACCTTGGCGGGGGGAGGAGCGGTCCTCGACGCGTTTTGTTTTCAAGGAGGGTTCGCGTTACATGCCGCAAAGTTGGGAGCCTCGAGTGTGTTGGGATTGGACCAGAGTGAGGAGGCGATTGGGGTGGCGCGGCGACTGGCGGAAGTCAACCGGTTGGCGTCCAAGGTCTCATTCGAGACCGCCAATGTCTTCGACTGGCTCAAATCCGCGACGTCGGCGGCCGGCGGGAAAACGGCTCCATGTTTCGACCTCATCATTCTCGACCCCCCTTCGTTCACGCGCAACCGCGCTTCGGTGGGAGACGCTTTGCGCGGTTACAAGGAGATTCACCTGCGCGCGCTCAAACTCTTGAAGCCGGGAGGAGTGCTGGCGACCTTCTGCTGCTCGCATCATGTGGACGCGTCGCTCTTCGAGGAAGTCATCCTGGGGGCCGCCTACGATGCGCGGCGGGTGCTCCGGCGGGTGCGTCAGTTTACGCAGCCGGATGACCATCCGATACTGCCGTCGGTTCCGGAGACGGAATACTTGAAGGGTTTCGCTTACGATGTCGTGGGCCGTTGATCTCTTGGGGAGGAAGCATGGCCGGTCGGAGCAGTTCGAGTTGCCACCGCATCAGGGATTGGGACGCTGCCTGCCAATCCCCGGCCAATTGAACGAGGGTGGCCCGGCTGGCGATGAGGGTGGGATCGAGGCCGGCGTTGTGCGCGGCTTGGTCGCGCAGCGCTTGGATCTTTTCGAAGCGGCTGCGCT from Verrucomicrobiota bacterium includes the following:
- a CDS encoding ABC transporter ATP-binding protein; translated protein: MAHLRNIFRFGWPYLHRYWPRFALGILLGVVFGLSNASFIWATKTMIGRMAPPKASPAALHTPTPMAPPGPPQTSRMARLEQRLHQFNEVELDPWLPKFGRPVDARQMVGGLLLFPLLIAFRGYIGYFSSYCLAWVSERVVSDLRIDVLRKLTALSLDFFNRSTMGDLLTRVNTDAASLQRCLSLGLSDLIKEPVTIAGVLLFLLFLDWKMTLAASVFFPLVVVPIVILGRKVRRASNQSLSANINQSSLLVEMLSGIRVIKAFGLESRQVDRFTRLSRELVHHVMKFTQARELVNPMVETIAMLGFGALIVYVASQQLAVDDLAGFLTGLALLFQPIKKLGNLHVLVQQTSVGVDRIVHLLQEKPTVVEPERPAPLPAFERDIVFDQVDFAYGKEPVLRGVSLRIPRGQKLGIAGESGCGKSTLVNLLFRFYDPTAGSIRIDGLDLKRVPSSDLRQLMALVSQEIVLFDQTVAENIACGSRQSSPEAIEKAARSAFAEGFILELPQQYHTRVGEQGLTLSGGQRQRLAIARAFIRDAPILVLDEATASLDSRSEAEVQSAIDRLSANRTVVCIAHRLSTLAGMDQIIVLDKGRIIERGTFEELLQQNGAFAAMAARQGIGLGHSLASTPITR
- a CDS encoding class I SAM-dependent rRNA methyltransferase → MTPTIPSESYPTVLVKPGEADRLLAGHPWLYEGSVLRVTREVKDGEVVQVKDHRQRLLGTGFFNSRSRIRVRLLARERVRVDAHFFETRIKSALEHRRRWMSGASSYRLVNAESDGLSGLIIDWYEGVAVMQTSSLGMDLRKREIVEALNRVAKPRAVVERNDMGSRKFEGMEDAGGVLAGSLEEAELARLSVRMNNLNFEVNLATGHKTGIYLDQQLNYQLAATLAGGGAVLDAFCFQGGFALHAAKLGASSVLGLDQSEEAIGVARRLAEVNRLASKVSFETANVFDWLKSATSAAGGKTAPCFDLIILDPPSFTRNRASVGDALRGYKEIHLRALKLLKPGGVLATFCCSHHVDASLFEEVILGAAYDARRVLRRVRQFTQPDDHPILPSVPETEYLKGFAYDVVGR